The following nucleotide sequence is from Pochonia chlamydosporia 170 chromosome 4, whole genome shotgun sequence.
CAGATGGCCTCGAATTCGAGGCGAGCGTTCTCGCAGATCTTGGCCTGGACCTCACGAACGTAATCATTGTAAAACTGTGGTGCCTCGCCAGTCTTGGCATCGACACACATGTTCTCCACAAACCCTGCATCATCAAATGACAGAGAAGCGAGAACCTCGAGCGAGGACGAGGTCACACCGCCCTTGTTTGCTGAAGCATCCTTGTAGAGAATGCAACCAGCAGCCTCGAGTCTCAGCTTGGCATCCTGAGTGATAAAAAGGTTGGCGCCCTCCACAATGTATGGGATGGTGGACTTTCCGTCCTTAATGAGTCTGTTGACTGAGATCAGGTCAATAGATTCAGGTCGACCACCACAGGGAACGAATGCATCTGTCATGCCTGTGTCGCGGAGATGGTACGTGTTTCGGAAGGATGTGCCGTTGGTGATCACTTCGCCAGTGGGGAGGGTCACATTGGTATCCTCGCAGAGAACGCGGTATCCTTCTTTGGACACCTTGGACATGTCATACTCGCTGATCATGGCACGCTTCTTGGCTAGGCGGACGAGCTCATCCTTGTCAAGGCCGTTGGGGTCAGCGAGAACACCAGACCCGTCCACAATAGCAGTCCACTTCTCGTTGCCAAGGAGAATTTCGTTGCTGCCCAGGTCACCATCTGGTCCACCAGTCTGCATCTTGCGGACAGTGGCGGGGTCAAGCTCGAGCTTCCTGTAGATTCCCTTGACGTACTCGCGGACAGATAGCGTCGTCATACCATACTTGTCATGGGGAATACCTCCGAGCTTCTGTGCCTTGCCAGTGAAGAAAGACTTCCACCAGGGCGCACCTCTTGCTCTAGCATGCTCCGTTGCCCAGTTGACCAAGTCAGCCGTGTTTTCATCGGGGCCCATGAACAAAATTTCTTCCTTGCCATACAAATCCACAAGcttgttcttgatgccaGGGGTCTGGGCAGGCAACAGGAGATCGAGGATACTGTCGATGTATTTCTCAAAAGCCTCCTGGGCACGATCTTGCTGTTTCGGGTCCAGCAGAATGACACCCTTGGATCCACCTTCGGGAATATCCTTGTTTTTTCGCTGTTGGGTGCTAGCCAAACCGTAGTTCTCATCGAACAAGTTTCGGGCGTTAATCCCGTAGGCTTCCTTGCTTCTGGACTTGACAATACGGATACCACCACGGGAGATGTCTCGGAAGCGGAGATGGAAACCACGGGACTCAGCGCCAATGACGAGGAACATGCCGTAGAGCCTGCGGGGATATTCTACCTCGGGCAAGAATGCAGGATCCAAGCGGAAGCTAAGAGCAACCTTAGTAGGGGTGAAATAGTTGGTCTTGAGAATAGCGTTGTTGAAAACGCGGAAAGCAGTCATGACCATCTCATCGTGCTCATTGGCAACGGTCTTGGAgatcttgtccttgagcttctcatcGCTGAGAACATCCACGGCGGGGGTGACAGCGACTTGCTCGTTCTTGGCCCCGAGGTGGACGTTTGCAAAGGACGCATACAAAAGTCTGACCAATTCGGGATATGTCTGAATAATCTCGAGGATGTAATCAGGAGTAAAAGTCTCTGTTCGCAGACGGCGCTTCAACTTGGAAAGCAAAGCAGCCTGAGCTGGGTCGTCAATGTCCAACATGTCGGACAATGAAGCATACTCAGGGCCAAGGCGGTTCAAAAAGTGCTGAACAAATACCCATGATGAATGGGCATAGACAGCCTCCTGAAGGCTGAGCTCGCGTTTTGCAAACAAGTTGTGGAACTTGTTCTGAGGCAGACAGTACAGAAGTGAGATTTCCTTGGTGATTTGATGGATAGACTCATCCAAAGGAGGGAAGTATCCGTCTGTGTGAGTCGCCGGCTTGAGATAAATACTCATGACAGTGATGCCATTGGAGAACTGCTCAACATACTTTCTGGAGCTGGTAACTCCATAGGAATGGTAGAGATCGCTGAGAGCAGAGAACATCCCTCGGGCTGTACGGGTACGGAATGCAACAACCAGACGCTTCtcagcaacatcttcaataTCAAAGACTTCGATGACAGGGCCAGTACGGTTGACGGCTAGCTCAATGATTTCCTGGTAGATTTGCTTCGTGTTTTCTGTAGCCTTCTGCCAGAAGCCAGCATCCGAGATGCGTTCAATGTCGGTCTCCTTGGGGTCTGTCTGTTCAGGGCTCTGGGGGAACTGGCACTGATACACAAAGTAGCATCGGAGTGTCGCCTTTGATGATGGGCTGGCACCAATAACAGCTGGGGAGCGGAAAGTCTCCACACGGTACTTGGTCTTGCCTTGGTGATCGAGGTACTTGGCCTCAAGACGAGACTCGTATCTAGGTCCACCAACGTTGCTCTCACCTGGCTCACTGGTATCGATATAGATAGCGTGGTCgtttgcttccatgtccaagcgaatctcctccttcttgtcctcgcGGGAATAAGCCGCAACCTTGGCGGCGTAGAGGGAGCTAATGTGattggcaatggcatcagGAGTCTCAATGCGGAAGTATACATCATCGATGCCCAACTGCTCATAAAACCACTTGATCTGATCGTCGATCAAGGGCTGTGGGATATAGCCGGCTGAGTTCAGAATTTGCTTGACAGACTCCATCTGCTCGGTCTTTCCCGCAAACTCGGGAGCAACATAGCCCACAGTGGCAGATCGGAGTGTTCggtggccattgccatttggtggtgttggcattGGAACGGAAAAATGCGTGGGCTGAGGAGAAGGTCCACGGCTGGATTCTTGGGACTGAACCTCAGCCAAGATCTTGGGTCTAGGTGCTGATGACGCCATTTTGTTCTGTGTAGTTTTATGTTTGAGTATGTCTGTAGAACGCCTACGAGATGAGAAATTAGCATTCTGCAATTGTGCGGCCACCATATCATGTAGAACTGTAGGCGGGAGGGGGAATGGGCTtcgagaaaaaaaagaaggcaaCACCACAacggggggggggggtgcGCAGTTTATGCAGTATTCGCTGGGTGAAAGTGCAGAATGAGGCTCCGATAGACAATCCAAAATGAGGGCATCGTAGATTGAAAAAATGAGCAAGACATCAGTTGCAGCATGCCAGTGCTTACTGGAACAGAAACAAAGAGGGAAATCAAAGTCGTCATAGAAGTGCCAGGGGTTTTGGGGGAAAGAAACTGGGAAGTAGGTGAGTCCCATGGCAGCGAGATTGCGAAAACTCACCTTGGATGCTTTAGAACGTCTATTTCCAGGCGTTTTGTCGTGGGTTGATTTGCCGATCAATCAAGACAAATTCTATCACAGAAAGTATTATAGCTTCTAATTCGCTGGTGTTAGCCAAGATCTGTCGCAGAGGTACTGAGTTCGAAGACGACCGCTATGTAAGTCGGAATGTGATCGTGGGGTTGTATGGTGGGGTAATCGTTGTGTAAGTGTCTCTGGAACTTGGTCGCTTACAATTTTCTGTCGATACAAGGACCGTGTCAGCCGCGGATATTCGTCCAGACGAAATAACACGATGATCAACGGAGGCTGGATTTTTGGTGAGGAAGTGACAAGATTTATGTCAACGGCTTCCGTGGTGCACCGGCTGCTTCGAGAATTAGCAGAGTGACTTTTAGCGCAACACCCTTCCGGAGGTCGCGAGGACAAACGAGGCTAGGTAACCCCAAAGCGGCTCATTCGGCTCTAAAAAACAGTCTGGAGTTCCTGGCCTGGGGGTCTGGATACGACCAGCGTTCCGCCACGGAGAGAGGGAGGAAGTGCGGGCAACAAGGAATTCGTACCTGAGAGGGTGTCTCAACGCGATTGCTGAATGTGTATATGCTGGCCGGAAACAGGCAAAAGGCACGATGTAGCAATTGAGGCGATTGACCTTGGAACAAAGCCGGGGATAAGGGCAACGGGCTTAGAGGTCAAGATGACGTGTAGATAAGAGGCGGGAGGGAGAAAATTGTGAAACAGCGGGAAGGTTATTGATGCCAATTGGCAAAGAGTAAAGGGTTGATGATCATCAAAGAGccagaacaaggcaaactggACCAAGAGGCACCAGGCGACGGTCCCTTTAAGTATGATTTGCAGCTAGAGCTCCACGACACCTTTCAGAAAGGGCGGCGTCGTGCTCGAGGATTCATCTTTGTTCATGATCCGCTTGGACTGGACTTTGGATTTGGACTTTTGCACGGCAACCAGGCCGGTACCAACAAACCTGCGGCAAGTACACACCTCGTACCTGCCGCCGCCCCTCGTGGGGTGGGCGAAGAGCATTTGAAGGGAAGGAGGGGCCCAGACTGTCCACCCCCGGTTGCGTAAGTAGACTGTGGGTACCCTGCCTTGGAATGAATCGGCGCAGCTGCACCTTGCACCTTGCGCCTGTGCTGCCAAGAGAGCTGCCAAAGCCGTCGAGTTCTGCTCtagtctggtccatgtcaactcaGCCAGATACCTCCAGACCAGAGCCAAGAACCAAGCCACATCATGACCAGACAGCGTTTTGAACCCCCGGGCCCTGCCTCGCGGCATGCCGACTCCGATCACTCAATTGGCGATGGGTACGGGAAGAGAGACACCAGCCCAGgccagaccggaccagacggcTCCTGTCTGGGCTCCTCCTGTCAACTCCAGTCCGTGGCCTGTATGCACTGTACACCTGGCTCGGGCATAATTaggggtctggtctggtaccagtGAAGAGAAACCAAACAGGCTGGTCAAAGCAAGGCAAGTGCTGGCCTGATTCCAtttgttggtctggtggcacaaTGCTTTTAATAGAACACCTGGCACAAGACTTGTTCGTGTTCCCGCCTCTAGTCGGGTCCCTTCAAACCTAATACTACGTGGGTTCTGACATTGGAGACAGGAGCTTCAGAGTTAGCAAGACCTGCCACAGCCTGCTGCATGATTCTTAAATTATGGTCTTCGTTGACTCTTCACCTGGCTATTGTTCTCCATATGCCGCAACATaaaaatgtctggtactcAACTGATACGCCGTCGACtactgtctggtaccttTCTCCCGGTCGTTTTAAGCAAACAATCATAATACAATACCCCAGCGTGCAGGCGAAGGGGGTATGATGTTCCCGCCTCACAAAGAATCTTGCAACTTTTCACGCCCCTTCTTGTCCCTACCGTCACCGACTTACACACCCGATCGTGATCACGACCTCAACTGACTTTGCGGCCTGCCCCAGCGAAAGATCCAGAGGCGTCCCAACTTGCTTCATTATTACCAAATACCAAGTTGGCACTAGACTTCACCAGGAAAAAGGTGTGGCCCTGGTGGCCGGTACCTGGCCGCTCAGGTGTCAGGAACCACCGCTTTCAGTGGTCCGTGGCATCGTGGCAGCGCACCAGCATGACTTGCCCAGGCCCCTCAGTGGAGAGGGAGCCAATTGATCTTTtgctgtacggagtacttgacaTGAGTTCGGTTTGGTACCAAGaaagtacagtacagcaaGTACAGTAGCCGCCTGCATGAGTGCAGGATTTGGTGGTCTGGCACTGTGATGGCTGAGGCAAAATATCCCAAGCAAACTTACAAGGTATGCATTCTTGCATGTCCTCAATTTCGTGTGGGATGGTGCAAACCGCTGACTTTTCCGCTGTCGATGGGGCGGCTATTCGAGGCTTGAAGGAATTTTTCCTCGACCTCGACTTCTCTGTGCTTCTGTTGGACTTCTTTTCTGAGCCTCGCTGCAGCATCGTGGAGACGAGCTAAGCCCGATCGGTTCCCACGCCCCACTCCCTTGGTCTGGTAGTTGACCGTTGCCCTGTCTCGCGATGCATCACCAGACAGGTCAGAGATTTCTCTGGTACATTCTTGGCCGCCCCAGATGTCGCCGTGGCTGTTCCCCAGCTCGCCATTCCGTCAGTTCTTTGCCAGAAATACGGAGCACACTACTCTACTGGTACAGTGCAATCATTCAGAATTGATCTCTCTTCCCCAGAGCCTTCTTGAACCATAGTTTCGCCGCTCGGACCACTCTCCCCCAACACTGCAAGAGTGAATACCTTTGTCCATCGGACATGAATTGCGGCAGCAACGTGGATCACAACCTTGTTGCAATGTGGGTTTGATTTCGTTGGACCTTTGCCTGGTGAACGAAATTTCACCACTTGCAGAACCACCTGAAGCTTGCCTCTCAAAGATATAGATGCAACCTATTTGTGTTCCTACCTGTTTACCGAGATTTTAACATATCCATAGGGCAGCCCAGGAAGCAGCATACAGCCCAGAACCGGCAACGAGTTACCTCTGGAAGCTCGGCCAAATTCAACAAAGCAGCCAGgctcttttctttcaagCCCTGTTATATTAATACTTGGCGTGCAAGTGTTGACATTTTTTTTAACCGAAAGAGGCAGTGGAGGCCGCAAGGGAGTTCATCGGCACATCTTCATAAAAGTCGAAGTTCCTATGAGCCCAGGCTGTGTCAACATCCCGACATTGTATACTTCGTGCTAACAATTTTATAGTAGAGATATGGCGCTTTGTGGGAACCTCGACTCTGGACCATTTCCCTGATCGAAGTAATTCCACCATTGATCTTAACTACTGTACCATAATAAGAGAATGATGCAAGAAAATTTTGCGTCGCCAGGCACATGACACCATTCGATGTTCGCATGTACAAACTATTGTATCATTGTACAGATCTCTGCTATTCCTCGTCATTAATAACACCTCATCTGGACGTTGACGGCTCCCCACCAGATGCATCAGCGACGAGGTGTTTTAACCGTTAGGGAATAGGATGTGCAGATGGCATGCATGGCTCTACACCCCATGGCCCTCTTTTACCGCTTGTTCGGCTTCCAGGTTCCGCGACGGATGTCTCAGGAATTGATTGAATTGAGTTACCAAAACGTGCACCTAATACTCCATACAGTATGTAGGTACTGTTTCAGACGAATTCTTAGGAATTATTGAAATTCAAATTCCTCTTCTCCCCGTTGCGCGCCCTCGGAAACTAACCTGGCGCGCCCGCCATGGATAGAAAAAGCCATCTCGAAAACATCACGGCCAAAAACGCGGGGCATCGGAGAAGCAAACGGGCGGCGCGGGGCCCGGATAAAGATCAACGGCCGCATATTTTCACGCTCGTTCACCATCAAAATACAGTACATGTACTCCGCACAAGCCATACGCTACACAATTTGGTGCAATCGGAGATGCATTTCTATCCCAGACATGCAGTACATTGCTGGACAAAACACGCCAGCGGAAAGAATACCACAAGTACATGAGCCAGCCAATAGGTCCCAGCGGCCCATTGTCCTAACACTGAACGACGACCAACAGTGACTGGGCAGAAGTTTTCTGGCCGGCCAGAATCTAGATAGGGTTGGCGACCGTTTTGATGCTGTCAATAGGCTTGCTCCCTCTTCAAATTTTGGTCCAACAGCATCTGCTCATGGGCACATAAGCGATTATGGCCTCAGGACCAGAGGCTTCTTCTCATCTACAATAATTTAAAGGAAGCAGCATTTAGACAATACATCTCTCCAACTACAATCAGCTACACTGCATGGCTGGGTAAAAAAAGTCAAGATTTGGCCCGCAAGTTGGAGCATCATTCGGTCGGGGTCCACCTCCGGGTGCCGCCGGAGGGTGAGGAGAGGAAGCGAGAGGATGAGAGGCATGAAATGCAGCGAAACTGGAGCCACATCGGACCAGAAGAACTCCACCAGGCCACAGCCGGCGGCCGGCACCCCCGGAGGAGGCATGCCATTGTCCAGTAGAACCTGGCGGTGATGTTGGCAGCAGGGTCATCACCATGGGAAGAGTCAACCAGGCCACTGGGCTGGAGCAAGCTTGGCCACTCTGGGCCACCCTGGGCCACGGCCTTCTGGGGCAACTGAACGAAGCCATTCCCGGTTTCTATTACCCCCAGCTTTCTCCAGACGGGCCAGGTTGACGTTTCTATTACCCCCGTTTTACTTGATCGTGGCCCATGGCTGGCCACAAGAGCCTATCAAGACACATGCTAGACACATCGATGGTCCACTGGTAGGCTTGATGTGCCCCAGCGACCACAACTCTCTGCACACCTCGACACCCTCGCCACCCCAGTATCCTCCAGCCCACATGGGCTCAAAGTTTGCTCTCAGGCGCCAGATGACGGTGTCATCAACGATGATCAGTCAAGTATAGCAATTTCACGGGGTAAGAAAGAACGGAGCTCATGCCGTAAATTATGCGGGCTGTAACTTTATGCGGGCTTGCCAAAGTAGCGAATTCTGCACATTGTGGCGGGGCATAAGTGTGTAAGTACCACGACAAACAGACCATTGGTGGTGATCTTCAATTAACGCTATCCTCTAATGCGCCTCCGTGGAGTACAAGAAACGAATTTTCAGACTCCAGTCTAGAAGTGTACTGCGTACATGTCTTGAAGatatgtacggagtatgtagAGAAGAAGACTCGGGAGACCTAGGCAATGGCTGTGGTAAATTATGGGAACTGGTGATCTTGCCTTGGTTGTCCTGTGCCTGGGAGAGATCACTGAGATCGAGTGTCAAGAAAAACCCCTGACGCTCAAGTATTTGAGTCAGCTGCTGCATACCAAGAGAGCCGATACATGTCAACCATTGACCAGAATGTCTATCTGGCTTGTCGAATGCCGACTGGCTAATAAGGTGCTTTCGATGCTACGGCCTGCCGTCTCTCCATACATAGCCATCCTTGTGCAAGCGGCCAGACTGTAATAGCCTAACACACAGCGCTAGTTGCACATCACTGCCAGGAACCAAGCTTTGCAAGGATCATATCATTATCACGAAAAGCTTCACAAATCAGTGTTTTATGAGATTTCCTCCTTATTTGCAAAGTTTTGTTCGGATTATTTTGCCATTTAAAGAGAGGCGCCAGAGGACAACCACACCGATGAAGTATGGGTCGATCCTTGTTCGATGCAAAACGGTGCCAAACAATTCATACTTGGCATAAAACCTACAATCAATGTTCATGCCACTTGATCCCCGCGTCCTAGTTCATTGGCCCAGACCAGGCggagctggctggagcttgtatggagtacggagcacataCATACACAGCGCAGAATACTTTGGtgggaaaaaaagaaagaaacatgaACCTTGAATAAACATGAAGCGAAGAAGTGGGAAGGTGGAAAGGGGGTGTGCGGTTTCCTAGCCGATTCTGGCAACAGTACGGATCACGAGGACAACAGAAAAAATATCCACTGCGAAAACAAAATAGCGTCAAGTCTCCCCAGGGCAACATGGAAAGCAAACTTTGAACACGATCAACTACGGGGTTGTGTCTCACAGTGCTGTACTGGGCTTTTTGGCCGCCAACTTCCAGTGCGGTCAAGTAAAGCAAAGTACCAAACAAGACCCCATCATGGAATGACTGGGGCCAAATATCAAGATCCCTGTGCATTGGTCACGATGCTTCACCAAAACGCCCCTTTTGGCACTTCTGGGGACACTTGTTACGTACAAGCGACGAAGTCGATTCGATGAGCCCAAGCACCTCATCAGCCTGCCTCGCACGTAACGCGCTGACCAACCGGCCAACTGGCaacatgatggcaaagacgaaTTCTACTTGATTGTACTCGGCATGGTTGATACTGTACTTTTCAGTCAGCAAGGTGTCTCTGGCCAGGTCAACTCGAAGTCACTGAACACCTTGACTTCAAAGGTTTCAACGTCGAGTCGATCGTCCCCTGTCCTGACGCCACACCCCTTCTCACCTCCAGATGCTGGTCAATTTGATGCTTTCCGCCCTTCCGAATTTGCTATGCTGGGTTTGGTCGGGCCAGTCCACCATGGCATGGTTCGTCCCTGAGCCATTCCCGCACCCACATTGAGAAGACCAAGCCAGGCTGGAAGTGATCCCCGGATTCGCCTTCTTCCATGTTTAGCGGCATCGCAACCGATTCTCGCATGTACTATACTTGCACTGGGGGCAttgaatgaatgaataaatgaatgaatgaatgaagacaCGGACAGACGGGCCCTTTATCCCTGCCAACCTGGTCCCAAGCATGAGTTACTTGCATTCCCTAATGCTGTGCAACTTTAGCGATATCACTTGCTCCTCGCATTCAAATGGCTGCAGCTCTGGTACCACACGTATGTTTGCATATGCGACCCAGCAATCAATCATTGATGAAGCGCCCGGAGCTGGATTGTATTCGTTCATGTTGGGTCCCTTTGACTTGCGCCCGCATCAAAACCTTGCGAGTCTGCTTCATTGGTGCTAgccaaggaccagacaggtTATTGCCTGCACCACCAGGGCCATGAAATAATAAGTACAAGGACCACCAGAGACGGGAAACGTCAAGTTCTAAAACCCTATGCGGCATTGTGCCCCCACTGCTGCCAATTGCTCTGCATCGCATTCCCGTAACCGCCAGCTGAGTCATGATGTGTGGTTTCGACGACCATCAGCCTTCAAttctttcaatgttgtccaaCCCTCTCCCGTAAGCATTAGTGTATCTGTatgccatgatgatgtacCTGTACCCCCGTGCGTACTTCctgatggcttcaatgttcctaGTTTTGCCGCCGGGACTTGGTAAAAGCGCCGTTGACGCCCAGCCAGAAAGTGACAAAAACAAACACGCCACAGCTTCCGAGCGGGCTCCGAATCTCCCGCGACAATTCGGCCATTAATGACAATTGTAGCGGTCACGATGCTTTCCAACGTCAGGTGACTCTTCGCAGGGGCAATTCACCAACACAGCCCGGTCGTCTAATCGTTTGTCATTCCGCGAAAGGAATTCAAAATGCCACTACCCCTTACATTTACTCGGCTGGCTTGCGTtcgccattgtcaaagagACCACGTGAACAGTCGTAGTCAAGTCGGCGATTCCAGAAGCGGCCATGCGAAATTACCAAATCTCACATTCCTGCCCGACGATGCCAAATCGCGGGGTCTGAAGCATCGGTAACTCGCAACAATTGCCATGTACTCTGTTCGTACTTTTCACGATCCTTTTCAGTAGTGTTATTATTAGCTGGGTTTTTTAACTATCCGTACACCACTCCCCGGATTCCAACGCCCTTGCTAGCAAGGAGTAACAAGACATCGTGAATCACATGACTGGGCGCAGCACAATCCCTATTACACCTTTGTCCTTTTAATTTCGCTTGACAGCTTGATCACCCCCTTTTTCTGGTGTTTAGCGGCAATCGGAGCCTTTCAATGAGGGCATATGCTTCTAGAAGACGAATATGATCATGTTGTCTTACAACTACTCGTGCGTACTGCTGTCGCTCGGCATTCGTACGACAACAGATCTAGATGCAagacatcttcaacaacattTTTGGTGTTCCGGTGCAATTGTGTCGGTGTATTTAAAATACATGAGCTAATGAtacttgaacttgacggcTGGCGTAAAGCAGACATGACATGTGGTTCCTCTTTGAATAGACTAAACCTGTGCGCATCTGGGAACGTATGCATGCTGCAGTAGCATTGACGCAGAAAGGTATATGCGTGGGCACAATAGATTCTGTTTGCGATTTTCGGTTTCTCTGGTTGAGACATCACCCATCCGTCTTCGACCAGCTATTTGCATCTGAGACCTGAACACTTGCACGCTTTCTTGGTGAACCCGCGTACCCTATACAAAATTGCGTGAATCGAATATTCCTTGTTTGCACGCGAATTTTACTATCATATAATAATGGATATCTTTCTTCAACCCTATATTTAGGTGATCGAGTTGATACTGGCTAATATGGTTCATGTTGGGGGGGAATTGTTGAGTAGTCTCCTACTTCTTGCAGAACTGTGTTAACAAAACAACTCCGCGAACTATCGCCGGTTAGTGGACAGACAGtacatggcaccagacagttATTAAAGTAAGTGTAGGTCCAAATGAACCGTCACACACAAGGCATGCCTAAACAACCAatgactacctaggtactccTGGAAAACTATCCAAGGGACACTCAGGCAAGGTCAACGTCGCCCATGCAGTGAACAGTAATGTAGGTTTCCAAAAGTGTTGTAATCAGCCAATCAGATCAAGACATGCCGTATCAATTCTAACCATCATGGCTGTATCCCGCCAGACTGTCCCTACTCTAGGACAAAAAGAAACGTGAGAATAAACAATGAAAGCACTAAATCCCTATTGTTCACCATTTAcgccttttttttttttgtaaaAGTTCTTAAGTAACACATTCATCTGCATTCCGCCTGCCGCTTTCGCGAGAGCAACAATTGTATCTGGAAACACGCCACGTGACGTCTCCATTTCTTCGGCTAAACTGAGCAGGAGCCGGAACAAACCCCCGGTCAGTCGGGTGCGTGAGGTGAGCTCCTTCCAAAAAATTTGATAGAGCAGTCGTGACGCAGTTCTCGAATCGACCATACAACCAAAACGAACAATAGCATAGCGTGCGCATCACGACAACGCCGCCCACACCGTCCAGTGTCTGCAGCTTTGTATCATTCTGCATTCACGGCATACACTATTACTCGTCCGTCGTATACACATACTCTTTCAGCCTGCACGGGGATCCTGTGGCCAGACACACCTCAACCCCTGTGACGAAGCGTCTAAATCTCTAAGCACTTCTCCTATCCGCCAAAATGGTCACCCTTACCGAAGTTGAGGATGAGCACTTCCAGGCCACCCAGGCTGGTCCTGACgtcgatgacgatgatttCACTGATACCGGTTCGTTCCCGCTGCCGCTTACGCCAGGAGGCTGAACCAAGAGCCCTTTATCTAATCAACTCTTTCCAGACTCTGAAATTTCCAATGATTCTGACTACGACCCTATGAACGAGACCCTGGCGGAACGTCTATATGCACTTCGAGATATCGTCCCCCCTACCACGAGAGGCTGGATCTCCAGCCGTGtcaactccatctccagcaagGCTTGGAGTGTTTTGTCATTCAGCGGCAAGGGTGCTTGGGTGATCACCACGTCTGCTCTGTTCTTCGGTGTTCCTTTT
It contains:
- a CDS encoding NAD-specific glutamate dehydrogenase (similar to Aspergillus terreus NIH2624 XP_001215968.1) translates to MASSAPRPKILAEVQSQESSRGPSPQPTHFSVPMPTPPNGNGHRTLRSATVGYVAPEFAGKTEQMESVKQILNSAGYIPQPLIDDQIKWFYEQLGIDDVYFRIETPDAIANHISSLYAAKVAAYSREDKKEEIRLDMEANDHAIYIDTSEPGESNVGGPRYESRLEAKYLDHQGKTKYRVETFRSPAVIGASPSSKATLRCYFVYQCQFPQSPEQTDPKETDIERISDAGFWQKATENTKQIYQEIIELAVNRTGPVIEVFDIEDVAEKRLVVAFRTRTARGMFSALSDLYHSYGVTSSRKYVEQFSNGITVMSIYLKPATHTDGYFPPLDESIHQITKEISLLYCLPQNKFHNLFAKRELSLQEAVYAHSSWVFVQHFLNRLGPEYASLSDMLDIDDPAQAALLSKLKRRLRTETFTPDYILEIIQTYPELVRLLYASFANVHLGAKNEQVAVTPAVDVLSDEKLKDKISKTVANEHDEMVMTAFRVFNNAILKTNYFTPTKVALSFRLDPAFLPEVEYPRRLYGMFLVIGAESRGFHLRFRDISRGGIRIVKSRSKEAYGINARNLFDENYGLASTQQRKNKDIPEGGSKGVILLDPKQQDRAQEAFEKYIDSILDLLLPAQTPGIKNKLVDLYGKEEILFMGPDENTADLVNWATEHARARGAPWWKSFFTGKAQKLGGIPHDKYGMTTLSVREYVKGIYRKLELDPATVRKMQTGGPDGDLGSNEILLGNEKWTAIVDGSGVLADPNGLDKDELVRLAKKRAMISEYDMSKVSKEGYRVLCEDTNVTLPTGEVITNGTSFRNTYHLRDTGMTDAFVPCGGRPESIDLISVNRLIKDGKSTIPYIVEGANLFITQDAKLRLEAAGCILYKDASANKGGVTSSSLEVLASLSFDDAGFVENMCVDAKTGEAPQFYNDYVREVQAKICENARLEFEAIWREHEATGVARSILSDKLSIAITTLDEELQKSDLWANEKIRHAVLKDALPNLLLQKIGLDTIISRVPDTYLRAIFGSYLASRFVYEFGSEPSQFAFFDFMSKRMAKMTGKPDGAEQVRRMSVSGHAAL
- a CDS encoding mitochondrial import receptor subunit tom-22 (similar to Metarhizium acridum CQMa 102 XP_007807987.1), which encodes MVTLTEVEDEHFQATQAGPDVDDDDFTDTDSEISNDSDYDPMNETLAERLYALRDIVPPTTRGWISSRVNSISSKAWSVLSFSGKGAWVITTSALFFGVPFALSFAEDQQLTAMEQEYNMRQTGSELLTAGAEQNTADKVGAALGDGQAKPSL